One Pantoea trifolii DNA segment encodes these proteins:
- the bcsA gene encoding UDP-forming cellulose synthase catalytic subunit, whose amino-acid sequence MNPLRWLLMPQAYQALQRRAQLAHQYGAGRFTIALHLMWCVLAWSLLRLETPGWQRILQHRQRYYPQISPLRPRPLDPLRYALQSLWLMLVLPLDKRTRKSFSVKPLFRWRERLYQWLGALPARLEHNRFAQRSEQRIQAMPAWLRQLLFIVAAIVASLLALLCISQPFGITTQFVFVLLLWGLAMLVRRVPGRLSTIMLIVLSLTISCRYLWWRYTETLNWDDPLSLTFGLLLIGAETYAWAVLVLGYFQTLWPLNRQPVSMPPDITSWPSVDILVPTYNEPLSVVKPTIYAAMGIDWPQDKLNIYLLDDGTREEFREFAASVGVNYVVRPTHEHAKAGNINHALKAVCRSEYVAIFDCDHVPTRSFLQLTMGWFLKDHRLAMLQTPHHFFSPDPFERNLGRFRQTPNEGSLFYGLVQDGNDTWDAAFFCGSCAVLRRTALDQIGGIAVETVTEDAHTSLRLHRQGYTSAYIRIPQAAGLATESLSAHIGQRIRWARGMVQIFRLDNPLFGKGLKLVQRLCYANAMLHFLAGIPRLIFLLAPLAFLLFHAYIIYAPALAIAIYVLPHMLHTSLTNSRIQGRWRHSFWSEVYETVLAWYIARPTTVALFNPHKGKFNVTAKGGLVAERHLDWVITKPYMMLVLLNIAGIGMAFWRMAYGPANEMLTIWVSLVWVIYNMIILGGAVAVSVEARQIREAHRVEIAMPAAIAREDGHMVPCTLRDYSDGGVGVELREADALKEDETVSLLLRRGQQEFSFPCQVQRVFGRRAGIRLHQLSTRQHIEFIQCTFARADTWALWQDGFPEDKPVQSLADIMVLGFKGYLRLAEYGPAPLRRVFRGLTALVSWLATLLPQRIDRQPATIKTDFT is encoded by the coding sequence GTGAATCCATTACGCTGGCTGCTGATGCCGCAAGCGTATCAGGCGCTGCAACGCCGCGCTCAACTGGCGCATCAGTATGGCGCGGGCCGCTTCACCATCGCACTGCATCTGATGTGGTGCGTGCTGGCGTGGTCGCTGCTGCGGCTGGAAACTCCCGGCTGGCAGCGCATCCTGCAACATCGTCAGCGTTACTATCCGCAAATTTCGCCGCTGCGCCCGCGACCGCTTGACCCGCTGCGCTATGCGCTGCAAAGCCTGTGGCTGATGCTGGTCTTGCCGCTCGACAAGCGCACGCGTAAAAGTTTTAGCGTCAAGCCGCTGTTTCGCTGGCGTGAACGCCTGTATCAATGGCTCGGCGCGCTGCCGGCACGGCTGGAACATAACCGTTTCGCTCAGCGCAGCGAACAACGTATTCAGGCGATGCCCGCGTGGTTGCGCCAGCTGCTGTTTATCGTGGCGGCGATTGTTGCCAGCCTGCTGGCGCTGCTGTGCATTTCGCAACCGTTCGGCATCACCACGCAGTTTGTCTTCGTGCTGCTGTTGTGGGGATTGGCGATGCTGGTGCGGCGCGTGCCGGGACGCTTGTCCACCATCATGTTGATCGTGTTATCGCTGACGATTTCCTGCCGTTATCTGTGGTGGCGCTATACCGAAACCCTCAACTGGGACGATCCGCTCAGCCTGACGTTTGGTCTGCTGCTGATTGGTGCCGAAACCTATGCGTGGGCGGTATTGGTGCTGGGTTATTTCCAGACGTTGTGGCCGCTCAATCGTCAGCCGGTTTCGATGCCGCCGGACATTACCTCGTGGCCGAGCGTCGATATTCTGGTGCCGACCTACAACGAACCGCTCAGCGTGGTGAAACCGACCATCTACGCGGCGATGGGCATCGACTGGCCGCAGGACAAACTGAATATCTACCTGCTGGATGACGGCACGCGCGAAGAGTTCCGCGAGTTTGCCGCCAGCGTTGGCGTCAATTACGTGGTGCGCCCGACTCACGAACATGCCAAAGCGGGCAACATCAACCATGCGTTGAAAGCCGTATGCCGCAGCGAATATGTGGCAATTTTCGACTGCGACCATGTGCCGACGCGCTCATTCCTGCAGCTGACGATGGGCTGGTTCCTGAAAGATCATCGGCTGGCGATGTTGCAAACACCACACCATTTCTTCTCGCCCGATCCGTTCGAACGTAACCTCGGCCGCTTCCGCCAGACGCCGAACGAAGGTTCGCTGTTTTACGGTTTGGTGCAGGATGGCAACGATACCTGGGATGCAGCGTTCTTCTGCGGCTCCTGCGCCGTATTGCGCCGTACCGCGCTGGATCAGATTGGCGGCATTGCGGTAGAAACCGTCACCGAAGATGCACACACCTCGCTGCGCCTGCATCGTCAGGGTTACACCTCGGCGTATATCCGTATTCCACAGGCTGCCGGTCTGGCCACCGAGAGTTTATCGGCGCATATCGGCCAGCGCATCCGCTGGGCGCGCGGCATGGTGCAGATTTTCCGCCTCGATAACCCGCTGTTTGGCAAAGGGTTAAAGCTGGTGCAGCGCCTGTGTTACGCCAACGCCATGCTGCACTTTCTCGCCGGGATTCCGCGCCTGATCTTCCTGCTGGCACCGCTGGCGTTTCTGCTGTTCCACGCCTACATCATCTACGCGCCCGCGCTGGCGATCGCCATCTACGTGCTGCCGCACATGCTGCACACCAGTTTGACCAACTCGCGCATTCAGGGCCGCTGGCGACATTCATTCTGGAGCGAAGTGTATGAAACCGTGCTGGCGTGGTACATCGCGCGGCCAACCACGGTGGCGCTGTTCAATCCGCACAAAGGCAAGTTCAACGTGACCGCCAAAGGCGGATTGGTGGCCGAGCGTCATCTCGATTGGGTGATTACCAAACCGTACATGATGCTGGTGCTGCTGAATATCGCCGGTATCGGTATGGCCTTCTGGCGCATGGCGTACGGTCCGGCCAACGAAATGCTCACCATTTGGGTCAGCCTGGTGTGGGTGATTTATAACATGATTATCCTCGGCGGCGCGGTGGCGGTGTCGGTTGAAGCGCGCCAAATCCGCGAAGCGCATCGTGTGGAAATCGCCATGCCCGCCGCCATCGCGCGTGAGGATGGACACATGGTGCCGTGCACGCTGCGCGACTATTCCGATGGCGGCGTGGGCGTTGAGCTGCGTGAAGCCGATGCGCTGAAAGAGGACGAAACCGTGTCGCTGCTGCTGCGCCGTGGTCAGCAAGAGTTCAGCTTCCCGTGTCAGGTGCAGCGCGTGTTTGGCCGTCGCGCCGGCATTCGTTTGCATCAACTCAGCACGCGCCAACACATTGAATTTATTCAGTGCACTTTCGCTCGCGCCGATACCTGGGCGCTGTGGCAGGACGGTTTCCCGGAAGACAAACCGGTGCAAAGTCTGGCCGACATTATGGTGCTGGGTTTTAAAGGCTATCTGCGTCTGGCCGAGTATGGCCCTGCGCCGCTGCGCCGTGTATTCCGTGGCCTCACCGCATTGGTGAGCTGGCTGGCGACATTGCTGCCGCAGCGTATTGACCGCCAGCCCGCGACGATCAAAACCGATTTTACTTAA
- the bcsQ gene encoding cellulose biosynthesis protein BcsQ: MPVIALQGLRGGCGATSLSAALGWAFNALQQSVLVIDFSPVNQLAAHFNLSLSHTQGWAPALHEQQAWQQCAQRYQAGLDFLPFGALTPQQRAHITTINSEFAAPLLNALPALKSHYDWIIFDIPADLLPWQRSFVAAADRLLQVLTLDANCQLRLHHARFPAHTLFLINQFNANSQLQQDLHQLWISSLKNLVPQVIHRDEALAEALMMKQPVGEYRPHALASEEINTLANWLLLHVAGGAA; this comes from the coding sequence ATGCCTGTTATAGCATTACAAGGATTGCGTGGCGGCTGTGGCGCCACTTCGCTGAGCGCCGCGCTCGGCTGGGCGTTTAACGCGCTGCAGCAATCGGTACTGGTTATCGACTTTTCCCCGGTAAATCAACTGGCTGCCCACTTTAATCTGTCGCTCAGCCACACTCAGGGTTGGGCACCTGCGCTGCACGAACAGCAAGCGTGGCAGCAGTGCGCCCAGCGCTATCAAGCGGGGCTGGATTTTCTGCCGTTTGGCGCACTCACGCCGCAACAGCGCGCTCACATCACTACTATCAACTCAGAATTTGCCGCACCGCTGCTAAATGCGTTACCGGCCCTGAAATCACACTACGACTGGATTATTTTCGACATCCCAGCGGATCTGTTGCCGTGGCAGCGATCATTCGTTGCCGCAGCCGATCGTCTGCTACAGGTGCTAACGCTGGATGCCAACTGCCAGTTGCGTCTGCATCACGCGCGTTTTCCTGCGCACACGCTGTTCCTGATCAACCAGTTCAACGCCAACAGCCAGCTGCAGCAGGATCTGCATCAGCTGTGGATCAGCTCGCTGAAAAACCTGGTTCCTCAGGTCATCCACCGCGATGAAGCGCTGGCGGAAGCGCTGATGATGAAACAGCCGGTAGGCGAATATCGGCCGCATGCGCTGGCCAGTGAAGAGATCAACACGCTGGCCAACTGGCTGCTGCTGCATGTGGCGGGAGGCGCGGCGTGA
- the bcsR gene encoding cellulose biosynthesis protein BcsR produces the protein MKTENAFSLNAASSEEHDDINALSDAFSLKAFRYIDIAREARLNTIMTRWPLLREISAAQESER, from the coding sequence ATGAAAACAGAAAATGCATTTTCGCTGAATGCTGCTAGCAGCGAAGAGCACGATGACATCAACGCTTTGAGTGATGCCTTTTCCCTTAAGGCATTTCGCTACATTGATATTGCCCGCGAAGCGCGACTTAATACCATTATGACGCGCTGGCCATTGCTGCGTGAAATAAGCGCGGCACAGGAGTCAGAACGTTAA
- the bcsE gene encoding cellulose biosynthesis protein BcsE, with protein MKNHYALGLQQIQQELNTLQNPGFYWITSQRQEDAGMLLRQVVSQQKAATLISSDEKPQALLTPDPIGGPARMPLFSLPANKSSLQQLESDFSRVLNSRSGLVIFYSNAALWGKLSPDELAIWLKRMRRLITKKQITLLMITSGTSIIHLRHHLQAYFRQLDGLAHLDFQQDSWQYRINWWSAADKLLADRAIRLICGDNQFIAVNDAEKNIPLSRNDENQFLAQEGVLEGAPPLSVQWQLFSDNESVFSRAQQANAATVIFSLVHNQDINSLATMVHSLRRSRGSALKIVVREISTTLRYSDERLLLACGVNAIVPTAASLSRFLTMLEGIQGQQFSRHVPANLNALMQALQPLQQKGYLPLDAFCAAVQQLMANTLLPENDKGLLVALRAVPQLKPEQILTLCKPRRFGDLVTLVNDRIYLFLSSCRFNDLDIALKSIFSLPHDELFSNRIVWFEDNQIVSEADKIRQLTSVIQRDRQAAPLAAVPVAAQADVPERGAQTPQPITLNLDGASH; from the coding sequence ATGAAAAATCATTATGCGCTTGGCCTGCAGCAGATTCAGCAGGAATTAAATACTCTGCAGAATCCAGGGTTTTACTGGATTACTAGCCAGCGTCAGGAAGATGCAGGAATGCTTTTGCGTCAGGTGGTTAGCCAGCAAAAGGCGGCGACACTGATCAGTTCTGACGAGAAACCGCAGGCGCTGCTGACGCCCGATCCCATCGGGGGTCCGGCGCGTATGCCGTTATTTTCCTTACCAGCAAATAAAAGCAGCTTACAGCAACTGGAGAGTGATTTTTCCCGCGTGCTGAATAGCCGCAGTGGACTGGTGATTTTTTATAGTAATGCCGCGTTGTGGGGAAAACTATCACCCGATGAATTGGCCATTTGGCTTAAGCGCATGCGTCGATTGATAACTAAAAAACAAATCACGCTGTTAATGATCACCTCCGGCACGTCAATAATTCACTTACGTCATCATCTGCAAGCTTATTTTCGTCAGCTTGATGGTCTCGCGCATTTAGATTTTCAGCAGGACAGTTGGCAATATCGAATTAACTGGTGGTCTGCAGCAGATAAATTGCTGGCCGATCGTGCGATCCGTTTGATTTGCGGTGATAATCAATTTATTGCCGTAAATGACGCAGAAAAAAATATTCCATTAAGCCGCAATGATGAAAACCAATTCCTTGCGCAAGAGGGTGTGCTGGAAGGCGCACCGCCACTTTCTGTGCAGTGGCAATTATTTAGTGACAATGAAAGCGTGTTCTCACGTGCTCAGCAGGCAAATGCGGCAACCGTCATCTTTAGCCTGGTCCATAACCAAGACATTAATTCTTTAGCAACCATGGTCCATAGTCTGCGCCGTTCACGTGGTAGCGCGCTTAAGATTGTGGTGCGCGAAATCAGTACCACGCTGCGCTACAGTGATGAGCGTTTGCTGCTGGCCTGCGGCGTGAATGCCATCGTGCCGACGGCGGCCAGCTTGTCGCGTTTTCTTACCATGCTGGAAGGGATTCAGGGGCAACAGTTCTCGCGCCATGTGCCTGCCAATCTCAATGCACTGATGCAGGCGTTGCAGCCCTTGCAGCAGAAAGGCTATTTACCGCTGGACGCGTTTTGCGCGGCGGTGCAGCAGCTAATGGCCAACACGTTGCTGCCGGAAAATGACAAAGGTTTGCTGGTGGCGCTGCGCGCGGTGCCGCAGCTGAAACCCGAACAGATTCTGACGCTGTGTAAACCGCGCCGCTTTGGCGATTTGGTGACGCTGGTGAATGACCGCATTTATCTGTTCCTCTCTTCGTGCCGCTTCAACGATTTGGATATCGCGCTTAAATCAATCTTCTCCTTGCCGCATGACGAGCTGTTTAGCAATCGCATCGTCTGGTTTGAAGATAATCAGATCGTGTCGGAGGCGGACAAAATTCGTCAGCTGACATCGGTGATACAGCGCGACAGACAAGCCGCGCCGCTGGCCGCTGTGCCCGTCGCTGCGCAGGCCGATGTGCCTGAGCGCGGAGCACAAACGCCGCAGCCGATCACCCTCAACCTCGATGGAGCAAGCCACTAA
- a CDS encoding cellulose biosynthesis protein BcsF, which yields MTLMDWVQVAILLLLILLFLRSLFGRGLTRSGTNPLLRLLPTRALKSEGQWQRKTNKTDKHE from the coding sequence ATGACACTGATGGATTGGGTGCAGGTGGCGATCCTGCTGTTACTGATTTTACTGTTCCTGAGATCACTGTTTGGGCGCGGGCTCACGCGCAGCGGCACCAATCCGCTGCTGCGTTTGCTGCCGACGCGCGCATTGAAATCAGAAGGACAGTGGCAACGCAAAACCAATAAAACGGATAAACATGAATAA
- the bcsG gene encoding cellulose biosynthesis protein BcsG, giving the protein MNNRFTMHGSWWRGLGGWNFYFLIKFALLWYGYLNFHALSNLVFLAWLLFPLPSARLHRLRQWISLPIGIALFWHDTWLPGLSSIMSQGSQLAGFSPSYMLDLANRFINWEMIGAAFVLLVLYLFVAQWIRVTVLVSLMLIWLNVLTIAGPAMNLLPSSAATPTVKLNDTPAAKAPDGLDQSAPPTSANLTAWLNRFYDAERQRSTHFPDALPADSQPFDILVINICSLSWSDLNVAQLRNHPLWQHFDILLNNYNSATGYSGPAGIRLLRASCGQSSHSDLYKATDQRCYLFDNLAKLGFKQQLMMDHTGVFGNYLKELREEGNLQAPLMSQAGIAPEVTSFDGSPVFNDAQLMQRWLDDRTKSSDARSATFYNLIPLHDGTRELGSTRSADWQPRAKVLFDQLDAFLTNLEKSGRRVMVLVVPEHGAALQGDKMQMSGLRDIPSPDITHVPVGIKFVGMKAPHQGQPLSVETPTSLMAISEIVSRVVDGQVFNAPNVNMSVMTDNLPQTPVVSENDNAVVMMYQGKPWIRLNGGDWVPYPQ; this is encoded by the coding sequence ATGAATAACAGATTCACGATGCACGGTTCGTGGTGGCGCGGCCTCGGTGGCTGGAACTTTTACTTCCTGATTAAATTTGCGCTGCTGTGGTACGGCTACCTCAATTTCCACGCGCTGAGTAATCTGGTGTTTCTGGCGTGGCTGCTGTTCCCGCTGCCGAGCGCGCGGCTGCATCGTCTGCGTCAGTGGATTTCGCTGCCAATTGGCATTGCGCTGTTCTGGCACGATACCTGGCTGCCGGGACTCAGCTCGATCATGAGCCAGGGCAGTCAGCTGGCGGGCTTCTCGCCCAGTTACATGCTCGACCTTGCCAATCGCTTTATCAACTGGGAGATGATTGGCGCGGCCTTTGTGCTGCTGGTGCTGTATCTGTTTGTCGCGCAGTGGATTCGCGTCACCGTGCTGGTGTCGCTGATGCTGATCTGGCTCAACGTGCTGACGATTGCCGGACCGGCAATGAATTTACTGCCAAGCAGCGCCGCTACGCCGACGGTGAAGCTCAACGATACGCCAGCGGCGAAAGCACCAGATGGCCTCGATCAATCCGCGCCGCCAACCAGCGCCAATCTTACCGCGTGGCTTAACCGTTTTTACGACGCCGAGCGCCAGCGTTCAACGCACTTCCCGGACGCATTGCCTGCCGATTCGCAGCCGTTCGATATTCTGGTGATCAATATCTGTTCGCTGTCATGGTCGGATTTGAATGTCGCGCAGTTGCGCAATCATCCGCTGTGGCAGCACTTCGATATTCTGCTCAACAACTACAACTCCGCCACCGGTTACAGCGGCCCGGCGGGGATTCGTCTGCTGCGTGCCAGCTGCGGCCAGAGCTCGCACAGCGATCTGTACAAAGCAACCGATCAGCGCTGTTATCTGTTCGATAATCTGGCCAAGCTGGGCTTTAAACAGCAGTTGATGATGGATCACACCGGCGTGTTTGGTAACTATCTCAAAGAGCTGCGCGAAGAGGGCAATCTGCAGGCGCCGTTGATGTCGCAGGCGGGCATCGCGCCGGAGGTGACGTCGTTTGATGGCTCTCCGGTATTCAATGATGCGCAGTTGATGCAGCGCTGGCTCGACGACCGCACCAAGAGCAGCGATGCGCGCTCCGCCACCTTCTATAACCTGATTCCGCTGCACGACGGTACGCGTGAACTCGGCAGCACGCGCAGCGCAGACTGGCAGCCGCGCGCCAAAGTGCTGTTTGATCAGCTCGATGCTTTCCTGACTAATCTGGAGAAATCGGGTCGCCGCGTGATGGTGCTGGTGGTGCCGGAACACGGCGCAGCGCTGCAGGGTGACAAGATGCAGATGTCGGGATTGCGTGACATCCCAAGTCCGGATATCACCCATGTGCCGGTCGGCATTAAGTTTGTTGGCATGAAAGCACCGCATCAAGGCCAGCCGCTCAGCGTGGAGACGCCAACCAGCCTGATGGCGATTTCGGAAATCGTGTCGCGCGTGGTGGATGGTCAGGTGTTTAACGCGCCGAACGTCAATATGTCGGTGATGACCGATAATCTGCCGCAGACGCCGGTGGTGTCCGAGAACGATAATGCGGTGGTGATGATGTATCAGGGCAAACCGTGGATCCGCCTGAACGGCGGCGATTGGGTGCCATATCCGCAGTAA
- the hmsP gene encoding biofilm formation regulator HmsP: MRVSRSLTIKQMATVSAVAMVTICIFIVIQLFHFVQQRRIDYAQQMENVAHTVRQPLSEAVLKADIPQAERILNTLKPAGILSRADVVLPNAFQALHADFAPEKPVPRWVARLFELPVQITLPLYSVERSGLPKPIAYLVLQADSSRVYQFLLSTLSTMITTYLLLALILSIAISWCINRLIVHPLRDISRDLQELPPQAILTHKMKLPHNHRDDEIGMLIRSYNRNQQVLESIHDEMSRMTTHFAVTDLPNRALFLALLEQHISHRHNRQAWGLMVIRIETLQEANGVLSDEQRDTLMLTLVEKIRSTVDDHSLLAQTGPSDFALLMKRAHNPFRAMRLARNLMIRINQPVNLQQLQLRPNASIGLALHEENSISASEQLDRATSAMMSARHQGKNQILFFDPALTERAQKRLTQEHDILQGLQDEQFALYLQPQINMETGGLAGAEALLRMRMPDGSYGLSEEFIASAEEIGVISAIGRWVFEEACRILAGWQKQGINIPLSVNISAVQLRDASMVSHLQGLLERHRIAPGNFVLEITETAQIGDAEQAIALLRLLQQTGVAVALDDFGMGYSNLNYLHQFKALPVNKLKMDRSFVAALPDDDTMVRIVAAIADIIHLDVIAEGVETAEQRDWLLARGITIGQGYLYAEALPLHVFNQRWLNTSQLPE; this comes from the coding sequence TTGCGCGTCAGTCGTTCTCTAACGATAAAGCAGATGGCGACGGTTTCTGCCGTGGCGATGGTGACCATCTGCATCTTTATTGTCATCCAGCTCTTTCACTTTGTGCAGCAGCGCAGGATTGACTACGCCCAGCAAATGGAAAATGTGGCGCACACCGTGCGTCAGCCGCTCTCCGAAGCGGTACTTAAAGCCGATATCCCGCAAGCCGAACGCATCCTCAATACGCTAAAACCGGCCGGTATTTTATCGCGTGCCGATGTGGTGTTGCCGAATGCCTTCCAGGCGCTGCACGCTGATTTCGCGCCGGAAAAACCGGTGCCGCGCTGGGTCGCGCGCCTGTTTGAACTGCCGGTACAAATCACGCTGCCGCTCTATTCGGTGGAGCGATCGGGCTTGCCGAAGCCGATTGCCTATCTGGTGTTGCAGGCCGACTCCTCGCGCGTTTATCAGTTCCTGCTCAGCACCTTATCGACCATGATCACCACCTATCTGTTGCTGGCGCTGATCCTCTCCATCGCCATCAGCTGGTGTATCAATCGGTTGATTGTGCATCCGCTGCGCGACATTTCGCGTGATTTGCAGGAGCTGCCGCCGCAGGCGATTCTGACCCACAAAATGAAGCTGCCGCATAATCATCGTGATGATGAAATCGGTATGCTGATTCGCAGCTACAACCGCAATCAGCAGGTGCTGGAGTCGATTCACGACGAAATGAGTCGCATGACCACCCATTTCGCCGTGACGGATCTGCCCAATCGCGCGCTGTTCCTTGCGCTACTCGAACAGCACATCAGCCATCGCCACAATCGTCAGGCGTGGGGCTTGATGGTGATTCGAATTGAAACGCTGCAGGAAGCCAACGGCGTACTGAGCGATGAACAGCGCGATACGCTGATGCTGACGCTGGTGGAGAAGATTCGCAGCACCGTCGACGATCACTCGCTGCTGGCGCAAACCGGCCCCAGCGACTTTGCCTTGCTGATGAAGCGCGCGCACAATCCGTTCCGCGCCATGCGTTTAGCGCGCAACCTGATGATTCGCATCAATCAGCCGGTGAACCTGCAACAGCTGCAGCTGCGTCCGAATGCCAGCATCGGTCTGGCGCTGCACGAAGAGAACAGCATTTCGGCTAGCGAACAGCTTGATCGCGCGACTTCGGCGATGATGTCGGCGCGCCATCAGGGCAAAAACCAGATTCTGTTCTTCGACCCGGCGCTCACCGAGCGGGCGCAGAAGCGTTTAACGCAGGAGCACGACATCTTGCAAGGTTTACAGGACGAGCAGTTTGCCCTTTATCTGCAACCGCAAATCAATATGGAAACCGGCGGGCTGGCCGGTGCCGAAGCGCTGCTGCGCATGCGCATGCCGGATGGCAGCTACGGATTGTCAGAAGAGTTTATTGCCAGCGCCGAAGAGATTGGTGTGATTTCGGCCATTGGTCGCTGGGTGTTTGAGGAAGCCTGCCGCATTCTGGCCGGCTGGCAGAAGCAGGGCATTAATATCCCGCTCAGCGTCAATATCTCGGCGGTGCAGCTGCGTGATGCCAGTATGGTCAGCCATTTGCAGGGCTTGCTGGAGCGCCATCGCATTGCACCGGGCAACTTCGTACTGGAAATCACCGAAACCGCACAGATTGGCGATGCCGAGCAGGCGATTGCGCTGCTGCGCTTACTGCAGCAAACCGGCGTGGCAGTGGCGCTCGACGATTTCGGTATGGGCTACTCCAACCTCAACTATCTGCATCAGTTCAAAGCGCTGCCGGTGAATAAGCTGAAAATGGATCGCAGCTTTGTCGCCGCGCTGCCGGATGACGACACCATGGTGCGCATCGTGGCGGCGATTGCCGACATCATTCACCTCGACGTCATCGCCGAAGGTGTGGAAACCGCCGAGCAGCGCGACTGGCTGCTGGCGCGCGGAATTACTATAGGGCAAGGCTACTTATACGCTGAAGCGCTGCCGCTCCACGTCTTTAATCAACGCTGGCTCAATACCTCGCAACTCCCTGAATAA
- a CDS encoding dicarboxylate/amino acid:cation symporter, translating into MKILKSLYFQVLVAIGIGVLLGHFYPELGAQMKPLGDGFVKLIKMIIAPVIFCTVVTGIAGMESMKAVGRTGAVALLYFEVVSTIALIIGLVVVNVVQPGAGMNVDPATLDAKAVAVYAQQAEQQGVVAFLLDVIPNSVIGAFASGNILQVLLFAILFGFALHRLGSAGTVMFNVIESFSKVIFGVINMIMRLAPIGAFGAMAFTIGKYGVGSLVQLGQLIICFYITCVLFVVVVLGLIARFAGFNIFKFVAYIKEELLIVLGTSSSESALPRMLDKMEKLGCKKSVVGLVIPTGYSFNLDGTSIYLTMAAVFIAQATNAHMDVFHQITLLVVLLLSSKGAAGVTGSGFIVLAATLSAVGHLPVAGLALILGIDRFMSEARALTNLVGNGVATIVVAKWVGQLDEKQLNATLSAGKKVNNAPETAA; encoded by the coding sequence ATGAAAATCTTAAAAAGCCTCTATTTTCAGGTACTGGTTGCCATCGGCATCGGCGTCCTGTTGGGCCACTTCTATCCTGAGTTAGGCGCGCAAATGAAGCCGCTTGGCGATGGTTTCGTTAAGTTGATCAAGATGATCATCGCCCCCGTGATTTTCTGTACGGTGGTGACCGGTATTGCCGGCATGGAGAGCATGAAAGCCGTTGGACGTACGGGCGCAGTGGCGCTGCTGTACTTTGAAGTGGTCAGCACCATCGCGCTGATCATCGGTTTGGTGGTAGTTAACGTGGTGCAGCCAGGCGCGGGCATGAACGTTGATCCGGCCACGCTGGATGCCAAAGCGGTCGCGGTTTACGCACAGCAGGCGGAGCAGCAAGGTGTGGTCGCCTTCCTGCTGGATGTGATTCCAAATAGCGTGATTGGTGCCTTCGCCAGCGGCAACATTCTGCAAGTGCTGCTGTTCGCTATTCTGTTCGGCTTCGCTCTGCATCGCCTCGGCAGCGCTGGCACCGTGATGTTCAACGTCATTGAGAGCTTCTCGAAAGTGATCTTCGGCGTGATCAACATGATTATGCGTCTCGCGCCAATCGGTGCCTTCGGGGCGATGGCCTTTACCATCGGTAAATATGGCGTCGGCTCGCTGGTGCAGCTGGGTCAGCTGATCATCTGCTTCTATATCACCTGCGTGCTGTTCGTGGTGGTGGTGTTGGGGCTGATTGCACGCTTCGCCGGCTTCAACATCTTTAAATTTGTCGCCTACATCAAAGAAGAGCTGCTGATTGTGCTCGGCACTTCCTCATCTGAATCGGCGCTGCCGCGCATGCTGGATAAGATGGAGAAGCTGGGCTGTAAGAAATCGGTGGTGGGCTTGGTGATTCCAACTGGCTACTCCTTCAACCTCGATGGCACCTCGATTTACCTCACCATGGCGGCGGTGTTTATCGCGCAGGCGACCAACGCGCATATGGATGTGTTCCACCAAATCACGCTGTTAGTGGTGCTGCTGCTCTCCTCAAAAGGCGCAGCGGGCGTAACCGGCAGTGGCTTTATCGTGCTGGCGGCCACCCTGTCAGCGGTGGGACATTTACCGGTTGCTGGTCTGGCGCTGATTCTCGGTATCGACCGGTTTATGTCCGAAGCGCGTGCGCTAACCAATCTGGTGGGTAACGGCGTAGCGACCATCGTGGTGGCGAAGTGGGTCGGACAACTGGATGAGAAACAACTGAATGCGACGCTTTCTGCAGGGAAAAAGGTGAATAACGCACCAGAAACCGCCGCATAG